One Myripristis murdjan chromosome 18, fMyrMur1.1, whole genome shotgun sequence DNA window includes the following coding sequences:
- the LOC115377024 gene encoding butyrophilin subfamily 3 member A2-like, with protein MNGQSAVIGSPKPIVALAGDDVILPCRLKPAIRDFSDTVEWTREDLDPEFVHVHQGGRLVVQEQNPQYKNRTVLFVDELKNGNVSLKLFRVTISDEGRYRCFIPSIGRGDFIQLHVGAASSPVIIVSKSSSGVVLECESKGWYPEPELFWLDAEGKLLSAGAPETVRGPDGLYTVSSRVTVEKSHSNSFTCRVEQSKIQQTRQTQIHVSDDFFMDKCGCNALYITISFTVILVFMCILAAVFVVCKRRRNKIKSKKHEDETDQREDEEEEKIISLSRNTEYQDLIERVRDREQPEAERDKNAKLEEELQKKENKQKHWREECEKLKEEQREVTEQLRLQLKEAERQRDENKTREQQKEMENQTEELKMQLEEAERQRDENKRKLQETVKRKDAGGEKTTEHKKFLMETKRILMLSAAELEKQPQRTSYGTGKTASGLVLTSGRVQNQTAQREVLNEIQKLLSEIEAKLK; from the exons ATGAACG GACAGTCTGCAGTGATTGGTTCGCCTAAACCAATAGTAGCATTAGctggtgatgatgtcattctGCCGTGTCGCCTTAAACCAGCCATCAGAGACTTTTCCGACACAGTGGAGTGGACCAGAGAAGACCTGGACCCAGAGTTCGTCCATGTTCACCAAGGTGGTCGTCTTGTGGTTCAGGAACAAAATCCACAGTATAAAAACAGGACCGTCCTGTTTGTGGATGAACTGAAGAACGGAAACGTCTCACTGAAACTCTTCAGAGTGACAATCTCTGATGAGGGGAGATACAGATGCTTCATTCCCTCGATCGGGAGAGGAGATTTCATCCAGCTCCATGTGG gtgctgcctcctctcctgtcatcaTCGTGagcaaaagcagcagtggagtggttttagagtgtgaaagtaaaggctggtacccagagcctgagctgttttggctggacgctgagggaaagctcctctctgctggagctccagagacagtcagaggtcctgatggcctctatactgtcagcagcagagtgactgtggagaagagccacagcaacagcttcacctgcagggtTGAGCAGAGCAAAATACAGCAAACTAGGCAGACACAGATTCATGTCTCAG atGATTTCTTCATGGATAAATGTGGCTGTAACGCTCTCTACATCACCATTAGCTTTACTGTCATCCTTGTCTTCATGTGCATTTTGGCTGCTGTCTTTGTTGTGTGTAAACGGAGACGCAATAAAATCA AGAGCAAGAAGCATGAAGATGAAACCGACcagagagaagatgaagaagaggaaaagatcaTATCTctgagcagaaacacagaataTCAGGATCTGATAGAGAgagtaagagacagagagcagcctgAGGCAGAAAGGGATAAAAATGCCAAACTTGAGGAAGAGCTGCAGAAGAAAgagaacaaacagaaacactggagaGAGGAGTGTGAGAAACTGAAGGAAGAGCAGAGGGAAGTGACAGAGCAACTCAGACTGCAGCTGAAGGAGgcggagagacagagggacgaGAACAAGACGAGG GAGCAGCAGAAGGAAATGGAGAACCAGACAGAGGAGCTCAAAATGCAActggaggaagcagagagacagagggacgaGAACAAGAGGAAACTTCAGGAAACCGTGAAGCGGAAAGACGCCGGTGGGGAGAAGACGACCGAACACAAGAAGTTCTTGATGGAGACCAAACGGATTCTGATGCTCAGTGCAGCAGAACTGGAAAAACAGCCGCAGAGGACATCGTACGGGACAGGTAAAACAGCCAGTGGTCTTGTCCTGACGTCGGGGCGAGTGCAGAACcagacagcacagagggagGTGCTGAACGAGATACAGAAGCTGCTGAGTGAGATTGAGGCGAAattgaaataa
- the LOC115377025 gene encoding butyrophilin subfamily 3 member A2-like — protein sequence MTFEAFGAAMIKPALLSLGCLFLLFSLSPCEGQSQLIGPPQPIVAIVGDDIVLPCHLDPAVDAFDMIVEWTRPDLDHRLVLLWRHGWELEHKNHLSYEGRTSLFMEKLKNGDVSLKLSEVKLSDEGKYRCFIPSLDRESIVELVVGAASSPVIIMHNSSSGVVLECESKGWYPEPELFWLDAEGKLLSAGAPETVRGPDGLYTVSSRVTVEKSHNNSFT from the exons ATGACATTTGAG GCGTTTGGAGCAGCGATGATCAAACCAGCTCTTCTATCACTCGGATGCCTGTTTCTGCTGTTCAGTCTGTCTCCGTGTGAAG GTCAGTCTCAGTTGATTGGTCCTCCTCAGCCAATAGTGGCGATAGTTGGTGATGACATCGTCCTGCCGTGCCACCTGGACCCTGCTGTGGACGCTTTTGACATGATAGTGGAGTGGACGAGACCTGACCTGGACCACAGACTTGTCCTTCTATGGCGTCACGGTTGGGAGCTTgagcataaaaaccatctgTCCTATGAGGGCAGAACGTCTCTGTTCATGGAAAAACTGAAGAACGGagacgtttcactgaaactctCTGAAGTGAAACTCTCTGATGAaggaaaatacagatgcttcATTCCTTCACTGGACAGAGAATCTATAGTTGAGCTTGTTGTTG gtgctgcctcctctcctgtcatcaTCATGCACAATAGCAGCAGTGGAGTGGTTTTAGAGTGTGAAAGTAAAGGCTGGTACCCAGAGCCTGAGCTGTTTTGGCTGGACGCTGAGggaaagctcctctctgctggagctccagagacagtcagaggtcctgatggcctctatactgtcagcagcagagtgactgtggagaagagccacaacaacagcttcacc
- the LOC115377026 gene encoding golgin subfamily A member 6-like protein 1, producing the protein MEKAKLDKELQKKKYEQKDQREEWEKLKEVTEQLRLQLMEAERQREKNERRLSETAQREKEEKTKSMRETEKVRKQLLAEKEEKKLLKAEFDKLKEQQRDLTMEKAKLDKELQKKKNEQKHQKEECEKLKEVTEQLRLQLMEAERQRDENERRLRETAQGEKEEKMRETEKVRKQLLAEREEKRELPVEKAKLHKELQKKENEQKHWREECEKLKEEQREVTEQLRLQLMEAERQRDENERRLRETAQREKEEKTKSMRETEKVREQLRAEREEKGLLKAELDKLKEQQRKPENQTEQLGQQREGTERQRDEKEMELREIAENKEKTKSVSDNTEDQFLMERENRQKAAHGKKRKKSNTGKTCVTN; encoded by the coding sequence ATGGAAAAAGCCAAACTTGACAAAGAGCTGCAGAAGAAAAAGTACGAACAGAAAGACcagagagaggagtgggagAAACTGAAGGAAGTGACAGAGCAACTCAGACTGCAGctgatggaggcagagagacagagggagaagaatGAGAGGAGGCTCAGCGAAACtgctcagagagaaaaagaagaaaagaccaAGTctatgagagagacagaaaaagtcaGAAAGCAGCTCCTggcagaaaaggaggaaaagaaactCTTGAAAGCAGAGTTTGATAAATTGAAGGAACAGCAGAGAGATCTGACTATGGAAAAAGCCAAACTTGACAAAGAGctgcagaagaaaaagaacGAACAGAAACACCAGAAAGAGGAGTGTGAGAAACTGAAGGAAGTGACAGAGCAACTCAGACTGCAGctgatggaggcagagagacagagggacgaGAATGAGAGGAGGCTCAGAGAAACTGCTcagggagaaaaggaagaaaagatgagagagacagaaaaagtcaGAAAGCAGCTcctggcagagagggaggaaaagagagagctGCCTGTGGAAAAAGCCAAACTTCACAAAGAGCTGCAGAAGAAAGAGAACGAACAGAAACACTGGAGAGAGGAGTGTGAGAAACTGAAGGAAGAGCAGAGGGAAGTGACAGAGCAACTCAGACTGCAGctgatggaggcagagagacagagggatgagaACGAGAGGAGGCTCAGAGAAACtgctcagagagaaaaagaagaaaagaccaAGTctatgagagagacagaaaaagtcagagagcagctccgggcagagagggaggaaaagggacTCTTGAAAGCAGAGTTGGACAAATTGAAGGAACAGCAGAGGAAACCGGAGAACCAGACAGAGCAACTCGGACAGCAGCGGGagggaacagagagacagagagatgagaaggagatggagctcagagaaattgctgaaaacaaagaaaagaccaAATCTGTGAGTGACAACACAGAAGATCAGTttctgatggagagagaaaacagacagaaagcagctcatgggaagaaaaggaagaaaagcaaCACTGGAAAGACGTGTGTGACAAACtga
- the LOC115377027 gene encoding butyrophilin subfamily 3 member A2-like produces the protein MTFEAFGAAMIKPALLSLGCLFLLFSLSPCEGQSQLIGPPQPIVVIVGDDIILPSHLDPAVDAFDMIVEWTRPDLNHRLVLLWRHGWELEHKKHPSYEGRTSLFMDKLKNGDVSLKLSEVKLSDEGKYRCFIPSLDRESIVELVVGAASSPVIIMTNSSSGVVLECESKGWYPEPELFWLDAEGQLLSAGAPETVRGPDGLYTVSSRVTVEKSHNNSFTCRVQQLSINQSRDTHIHVPDFFFVYICDSPALYVAIVFAVIFVFMSIFALVFILCKRRQNKIKLQDLMERNKEQLEAEREEKRELVVENAKLEEELQKKEREHWREEWEKLKEEQREVREQLRLKLEEAERQRDENERRLRETAQREKEENMRETERVRKQLQAEMKEKRLLKAELDKLKKEQKELAVEKSNLEEELQRKENELKHQREECEKLKDKKREVTGQLRLQLKEAERQRDDKERIKSHARASGSVVSALDSATPEQSRSVVSALDSATPEPP, from the exons ATGACATTTGAG GCGTTTGGAGCAGCGATGATCAAACCAGCTCTTCTATCACTCGGATGCCTGTTTCTGCTGTTCAGTCTGTCTCCGTGTGAAG GTCAGTCTCAGTTGATTGGTCCTCCTCAGCCAATAGTGGTGATAGttggtgatgacatcatcctgcCGAGCCACCTGGACCCTGCTGTGGACGCTTTTGACATGATAGTGGAGTGGACGAGACCTGACCTGAACCACAGACTTGTCCTTCTATGGCGTCACGGTTGGGAGCTTGAGCATAAAAAACACCCATCCTATGAGGGCAGAACGTCTCTGTTCATGGACAAACTGAAGAACGGagacgtttcactgaaactctCTGAAGTGAAACTGTCTGATGAaggaaaatacagatgcttcATCCCTTCACTGGACAGAGAATCTATAGTTGAGCTTGTTGTTG gtgctgcctcctctcctgtcatcaTCATGACCAATAGCAGCAGTGGAGTGGTTTTAGAGTGTGAAAGTAAAGGCTGGTACCCAGAGCCTGAGCTGTTTTGGCTGGACGCTGAGGgacagctcctctctgctggagctccagagacagtcagaggtcctgatggcctctatactgtcagcagcagagtgactgtggagaagagccacaacaacagcttcacctgcagggttcagcagctcagcatcaaccagagcagggacacacacatccacgtcCCAG attttttctttGTGTACATATGTGACAGTCCTGCTCTCTACGTCGCCATTGTCTTTGCTGTCATCTTTGTCTTCATGAGTATTTTCGCCCTTGTCTTCATTTTGTGTAAacggagacaaaacaaaatca AGCTTCAGGatctgatggagagaaacaaagagcagCTTGAGgcagaaagggaggaaaagagagagctGGTCGTGGAAAATGCCAAACTTGAGGAAGAGctgcagaagaaagagagagaacactgGAGAGAGGAGTGGGAGAAACTGAAGGAAGAGCAGAGGGAAGTGAGAGAGCAACTCAGATTGAagctggaggaggcagagagacagagggatgagaACGAGAGGAGGCTCAGAGAAACtgctcagagagaaaaagaagaaaatatgagagagacagaaagagtcAGAAAGCAGCTCCAGGcagaaatgaaggaaaagaGACTCTTGAAAGCAGAGTTGGATAAATTGAAGAAAGAGCAGAAAGAGCTGGCTGTGGAAAAAAGCAATCTTGAGGAAGAgctgcagaggaaagagaacgaactgaaacaccagagagaggagtgtgagaAACTGAAGGACAAGAAGAGGGAAGTGACAGGGCAACTCAGACTGCAGCTGAAGGAggcggagagacagagagacgatAAGGAGAGGA